The genomic interval TCGGTGCGGAGCCCATGCCGCCGGGCGGTCTTGCGGATGGAAACGGGGTCAAACTGGGCCACCTCGAGGGCGATGGCCTCCGTGTCCTCCCGCACCTCGCTTTCCGCCCCCCCCATGACCCCGGCAAGGCCCAGGGGGAAGCTTCTTTCCCCTTGGTAGCCGGCGATCACCAGGTCCTCCGGATGGAGCTCCCTTTCCACCCCGTCCAGGGTGACAAGCCTTTCTTTGGGCTGGGCCCTGCGCACCAGGATCCCCTCCCCAATGAAGCGCAGGTCAAAGGCGTGCATGGGCTGGGCCCATTCCAGCATCACGTAGTTGGTGACGTCCACCACGTTGCTAATGGGCCGCATGCCGCAGGCGAAAAGGATCCGCTGGAGCCAGATGGGGCTTGGCCCCACCCGGAGGCCAAAGGCATAGGAAAGGGTGAAGTGGAAAGCCCCCTTGGGGTCCTCCACCCGGAGGCCGAAGGGGATGGGCACCCCTTCCGTTTCCAGCCGCCCCTCGGGCAGGACCAGGCTATAGCCCAAGGCGTGAAGGTCAAAGGCTAGGCCCAGGATCCCCAGGGCGTCCGGGCGGTTGGGGGTGACCTCAATATCCAGCACCTCTTCTTCCGGCCAGGCCTCGGCCAAGGGGGTGCCAGGGGAGAGGGCATCGGGGGGGAACTCCAAAAGCCCACCCCCATACTCCCCCACCCCAAGCTCCTTGGGGGAGAGGGCCATGCCGTGGGAGACCACCCCCTGGATGGTCCTTTCCCCGATGCGAACCCCCCGCACCTCGGTGCCGGGAAGGGCCAGGGCCACCCCGATCCCCGCACGGGCATTTTCCGCCCCCGAGACCACCTCCACCACCCTCCCCGCATCCAAAACCAGGCGTTTCAGGCCGGTTTTGGGGATGGGATGGGCCTCGGTCAACCCCAAAGGGGTTACCTCGAGGACCCGGGCGAAGACCACGCCTTTGGGCATCTGGAAGATCCTCTCCATGCGGTCGGTTTCAAAGCCCAAGCCTGCCAGGCGCTCCTCCAGCGCCTCGGGGCTTTCCAGCTCGGGTACGTAGCTTTTGAGCCAGGTAAAGGGCACCCTCATAAAATCCCCCGGAACTGCTCCAAGAACTTAAGCCTTCCCCCGAAGAAGTAGCGGATGTCGGGAACGCCGTAGCGGAGCATGGCCAGGCGCTCTATTCCCAGCCCAAAGGCGAAGCCCGTGACCCCCTGGTAGGCGGGGGGAAGGCCCAGGGATTTTCGGTACTCGTCCACCGCTTGGAAAACCTTGGGGTGGACCATCCCCGCCCCCCCCAGCTCCAGCCACTTCCCTCCCTCAGGCCACCAGATGGCGAACTGGGCCCCGGGTTCCACGAAGGGGAAGTAGATGGGCTGGAAGCGCACCCGGGATTCAGGGCCATAAAGGGCCTGGGCCAGCTCGTAGATGGCCCCCTTCAGGTGGGCCATGGTGATCCCTTCCCCCACCACCAAACCCTCCAGCTGGTGGAAGACCGCCTCGTGGGTGGCGTCCGTCTGCTCAAAGCGGAAGACCCGCCCCGGCACCACGATGCGAAAAGGGGGGGTATGGGCCACCATGTAGCGCACCTGCATGGGCGAGGTGTGGGTGCGCAAGAGGAGCCTTCCCCGCACCTCCTCCCCCAAGGGTCCGGGAAGGCCGTGCTCTTCCCCTTCCAGCCAGAAGGTGTCCCACATGTCCCGCGCCGGGTGGTGTTCGGGGATGTTCAGGGCGTCAAAGTTGAAGAACTCGCCCTCCACCTCGGGGCCTTCCACCGCCTGGTAGCCCAGGGAGCGGAAGATCTCCACCAGCTCCCGCTCCATGAGGGTGATGGGGTGGAGTCCCCCGGCGAAAACCTCCACCCCAGGCAAGGAGACATCTTGGCGTTCCCCTTCCAGGGCCCTTCTCAGCTCCTCTTCTACCAAGGCCTTTTCCCGCTCCTCCAAGGCCTTCTCAATGGCCTCCTTGAGGGCGTTCAAGGCCTGGCCCTTGGCCCTCCTTTCCTCCAGGGGAAGGCGGGAGAGGGCCTTCATCTCCTGGGTGAGAAGGCCTTTTTTGCCTAGGTAGCGGGCCTTCAGGGCTTTTAGGGCCTCGAGGTCCTGGGCTTCTCGGATGGCGGCTAGGGCTTCTTGCTCGAGCTCCCGCATCCATTAGAGAATACCGTGCCCTGTCCCCGGGGTGGGGAGGGTGGGGCAAGGGGATGGCGGCACCCTCCTGCGCCCTTTCCCGGACAGGTGGAGGAGTCCGTTTCCCCCCGCTTGGGCCAAGCGGGAACCTAAAGCGCCTGGGCGAGCCTCCGGAAGGCCTCTGGAGGCTCTGGGGCCCTGCCCCCATCCGCCCAGGAAAAGCGGAGGTCCTTTAGAGGACCCTCTCCTACCCCCATCCCTTGGGGGAAGAGGGGACGCAGGTCCAAGGGCTGGGCTTCCTCCCCGCCGAAGGCCTGTTGGAAGCGGGCCACCTCCTTTTCGTGGCCGAAGTGAAAGGCGTAAAGCCACCAACTACCCCCCTCCAGGAGGGCAAAGAGGAAGCGGGGGGTGGGGGTAAGCTCGGGAAACTCCCCGGTGAAGGGCCTTTTCCAAAAGGCCGAGGCCTGCCCCGGCCGCAGGCGGAAGACCACCTCGAGGGCCTCGCCCAAAAGCCCAAAGCTTCCCACAAAAGGCCGCACCAGGTCATAGCCCTGCACGTTCTTCACCACCACCCCCCCGGCCCGCACCACCCGGCCCTTGGGGGTCTTGAAGGTAAGGCCCAATACCTCCCCCGGAAAGAAAAAGGTCTGGCCAAACCCCCCCCGTTCCACAAGCCCCCCCACCCCCCCGGGGAGCTCCACCGGGGGAAAGGGAGGGTAAAGCCCGCTCCCGGCAAGCCTTCCGTAAACCGCAAGAAGCCCGGCCTCCGCAGGGGCCACCAGGTACTGGTCGGCGGCGTGGAGCTCCATGGGGTTATGCTACGGGACCTTAGCGCACGGGGGCCAGGCAAAGGG from Thermus caldifontis carries:
- a CDS encoding DUF5639 domain-containing protein, whose translation is MELHAADQYLVAPAEAGLLAVYGRLAGSGLYPPFPPVELPGGVGGLVERGGFGQTFFFPGEVLGLTFKTPKGRVVRAGGVVVKNVQGYDLVRPFVGSFGLLGEALEVVFRLRPGQASAFWKRPFTGEFPELTPTPRFLFALLEGGSWWLYAFHFGHEKEVARFQQAFGGEEAQPLDLRPLFPQGMGVGEGPLKDLRFSWADGGRAPEPPEAFRRLAQAL
- the pheS gene encoding phenylalanine--tRNA ligase subunit alpha → MRELEQEALAAIREAQDLEALKALKARYLGKKGLLTQEMKALSRLPLEERRAKGQALNALKEAIEKALEEREKALVEEELRRALEGERQDVSLPGVEVFAGGLHPITLMERELVEIFRSLGYQAVEGPEVEGEFFNFDALNIPEHHPARDMWDTFWLEGEEHGLPGPLGEEVRGRLLLRTHTSPMQVRYMVAHTPPFRIVVPGRVFRFEQTDATHEAVFHQLEGLVVGEGITMAHLKGAIYELAQALYGPESRVRFQPIYFPFVEPGAQFAIWWPEGGKWLELGGAGMVHPKVFQAVDEYRKSLGLPPAYQGVTGFAFGLGIERLAMLRYGVPDIRYFFGGRLKFLEQFRGIL